From Pseudomonas sp. FP2335, the proteins below share one genomic window:
- a CDS encoding TIGR03067 domain-containing protein, whose translation MTFTADPDFQALQGIWEQTALEDSGVLNPVDAHSAPGAVTTITDDRFEVTTVDGEVLLAGRFFLDSAAVPKSITWIDAIGEDAGKQLPASYRLEADEFVFIAADEHMPRPTVFSTGPGQTMRTFVRRA comes from the coding sequence ATGACATTTACTGCCGACCCAGACTTCCAGGCCCTACAAGGCATCTGGGAACAGACCGCGCTGGAAGACAGTGGCGTGCTCAACCCGGTCGATGCCCACAGCGCTCCAGGCGCCGTGACCACCATTACCGATGATCGATTCGAAGTGACTACCGTCGACGGCGAAGTATTGCTGGCTGGGCGGTTTTTCCTGGACAGCGCCGCTGTCCCCAAAAGCATTACCTGGATCGATGCCATCGGCGAAGACGCTGGCAAGCAGTTGCCCGCCAGCTATCGCCTTGAAGCGGATGAGTTTGTGTTTATTGCAGCAGATGAACATATGCCCCGGCCGACGGTATTCAGCACAGGGCCGGGGCAAACCATGCGTACCTTCGTGCGCAGAGCCTGA